The following are from one region of the Streptomyces decoyicus genome:
- a CDS encoding DUF3090 domain-containing protein — translation MSRQVFFYDAPDRFVAGTVGLPGRRSFYLQATASGRTTSVALEKTQVAALAERIDELLDEVVRRSGGNAPVPAVSPTELTDTAPLESPVEEEFRVGTMALAWDGEDERMIVEAQALVELDADTDEDLADAEERLLQDDENGPPMLRVRLTGTMARAFAKRALEVVNAGRPPCPLCSLPLDPEGHVCPRQNGYRRDA, via the coding sequence TTGTCCCGTCAGGTGTTCTTCTACGACGCGCCGGACCGCTTCGTGGCCGGTACGGTCGGGCTGCCTGGCCGCCGTAGCTTCTACCTCCAGGCCACCGCCTCCGGCCGCACCACCAGCGTCGCCCTGGAGAAGACCCAGGTCGCAGCCCTCGCCGAGCGGATCGACGAGCTGCTGGACGAGGTCGTGCGGCGCAGCGGCGGCAACGCCCCGGTGCCCGCCGTCTCGCCCACCGAGCTGACCGACACCGCCCCGCTGGAATCGCCCGTCGAGGAAGAGTTCCGGGTCGGCACGATGGCGCTCGCCTGGGACGGCGAGGACGAGCGGATGATCGTCGAGGCCCAGGCCCTGGTCGAGCTGGACGCGGACACCGACGAGGACCTCGCCGACGCCGAGGAGCGGCTGCTCCAGGACGACGAGAACGGCCCGCCGATGCTCCGGGTGCGCCTCACCGGAACCATGGCCAGGGCGTTCGCCAAGCGGGCGCTGGAAGTCGTGAACGCCGGCCGCCCGCCGTGCCCGCTGTGCAGCCTGCCGCTCGACCCGGAGGGACACGTATGCCCGCGCCAGAACGGATACCGACGGGACGCCTGA
- a CDS encoding SCO1664 family protein — MEPAVEPAAPLPGPAEAQEPPTAPETAAGLPDAVLADGELTVRGRIQEASNAVLYCTVAHDGHTAACVYKPVAGERPLWDFPDGTLAQREVAAYEVSRACGWDLIPPTVLREGPYGTGMVQEWIDPPENSDEVPELLALVEDEEPGPGWKAVGLAQIGEGRTALLVHADHPRLRRLAVLDAVINNGDRKGGHLLPGAGGQFFAIDHGVTFNAEDKLRTLLWGWAGEPLTDEALEALRGLERELADATPLAARLAELITDDEIDALRARVAALLSSGRHPEPSGEWPAIPWPPV, encoded by the coding sequence ATGGAGCCCGCAGTCGAGCCGGCCGCGCCGCTGCCCGGTCCCGCCGAGGCGCAGGAGCCGCCGACCGCACCGGAGACCGCCGCAGGCCTGCCGGACGCCGTGCTCGCCGACGGTGAGCTGACCGTACGCGGCCGCATCCAGGAGGCGTCCAACGCCGTGCTCTACTGCACGGTCGCCCACGACGGCCACACCGCCGCCTGCGTCTACAAGCCGGTCGCGGGCGAGCGCCCGCTGTGGGACTTCCCCGACGGCACGCTCGCCCAGCGCGAGGTCGCCGCGTACGAGGTCTCCCGCGCCTGCGGCTGGGATCTGATCCCCCCGACGGTGCTGCGCGAGGGCCCGTACGGCACCGGCATGGTCCAGGAGTGGATCGATCCGCCGGAGAACAGCGACGAGGTGCCCGAGTTGCTGGCGCTGGTGGAGGACGAGGAGCCGGGGCCCGGCTGGAAGGCGGTCGGCCTCGCGCAGATCGGTGAGGGCCGTACGGCGCTGTTGGTGCATGCCGACCATCCACGGCTGCGGCGGCTCGCGGTGCTCGACGCCGTGATCAACAACGGGGACCGCAAGGGCGGCCATCTGCTGCCGGGCGCCGGCGGACAGTTCTTCGCGATCGATCACGGCGTGACGTTCAACGCCGAGGACAAGCTGCGCACGCTCCTGTGGGGGTGGGCGGGGGAGCCGCTGACCGACGAGGCACTGGAGGCCCTGCGCGGCCTGGAGCGGGAACTGGCGGACGCCACGCCGCTCGCCGCCCGACTGGCCGAACTGATCACGGATGACGAGATCGACGCGCTGCGGGCGCGGGTGGCCGCACTGCTGAGCAGCGGCCGGCACCCGGAGCCGAGCGGCGAATGGCCCGCCATTCCCTGGCCGCCCGTGTGA